A genomic window from Geothermobacter ehrlichii includes:
- a CDS encoding nickel-dependent hydrogenase large subunit: protein MAQKIAVDPITRIEGHLRIEAQVEGGKITDAWSSSTSFRGIETILKGRDPRDAHHFTQRFCGVCTAVHSMASIRAVEDALNIQIPDNARLIRNLIMGIQTVQDHVIHFYHLHALDWVDITSALQADPKKTAQLAQSISDWPNSSVKHFKAVKERIAAFVQTGRLGPFQNAYWGHSAYRLPPEANLMAVAHYLEALEWQKDVIKVHAILGSKNPHPQTFLVGGMAVPVDPDSQNAINADKIAYMQKLLKKARLFVEKVYIPDLLAVASFYKDWAAIGGGVGNFLVYGDFPMDNSGGTDSLYFPRGVIMGKDLANVLEMDEKKITEYVTHSWYTYSGGDDKGLHPYQGETNHKYTGPKPPYDFLDTNGKYSWVKSPRYNDQPMEVGPLARVLVAYASGNEDARAIVGHVLKTLGVGPEALFSTLGRTAARGVDCLMLARMNEKWLMQLADNMGRGIYETHNPEKWDPSTWPKEAQGFGYHEAPRGALGHWIRIENGRIANYQAVVPSTWNAGPRDAAGQMGPYEAALIGTPIADEKKPLEILRTIHSFDPCLACAVHVMDGKGNELIKVKAL, encoded by the coding sequence ATGGCCCAGAAAATAGCAGTTGATCCGATTACCCGTATCGAGGGGCACCTGCGCATCGAGGCGCAGGTGGAAGGCGGCAAGATCACCGACGCCTGGAGCTCTTCAACCTCCTTTCGCGGTATCGAAACCATTCTCAAGGGGCGTGATCCGCGTGACGCCCATCACTTCACCCAGCGTTTCTGCGGCGTCTGTACCGCGGTGCATTCCATGGCCAGTATCCGGGCCGTCGAGGACGCCCTGAACATCCAGATCCCGGACAATGCCCGTCTGATCCGCAATCTGATCATGGGCATCCAGACCGTGCAGGACCACGTCATTCATTTCTATCACCTGCACGCTCTCGACTGGGTCGACATCACCAGTGCCCTGCAGGCCGACCCGAAGAAGACCGCCCAGCTCGCCCAGTCGATTTCCGACTGGCCGAACTCGAGCGTCAAGCATTTCAAGGCGGTGAAGGAGCGGATCGCCGCCTTCGTCCAGACCGGCCGCCTCGGCCCCTTCCAGAACGCCTACTGGGGGCACAGCGCCTACCGGCTGCCGCCGGAGGCCAACCTGATGGCGGTCGCCCACTACCTCGAGGCCCTGGAGTGGCAGAAGGACGTCATCAAGGTCCACGCCATTCTCGGCTCGAAGAACCCGCATCCGCAGACCTTCCTGGTCGGCGGCATGGCGGTGCCTGTCGATCCCGACAGCCAGAACGCCATCAACGCCGACAAGATCGCCTACATGCAGAAGCTGCTGAAGAAGGCCCGCCTGTTTGTTGAGAAGGTCTACATCCCCGATCTGCTGGCGGTCGCTTCCTTCTACAAGGACTGGGCGGCCATCGGCGGCGGCGTCGGCAACTTCCTGGTCTACGGCGATTTCCCCATGGACAACAGCGGCGGCACCGACAGCCTCTACTTCCCGCGCGGCGTCATCATGGGCAAGGATCTGGCCAACGTCCTGGAGATGGACGAGAAGAAGATCACCGAGTACGTCACCCACAGCTGGTACACCTACAGCGGCGGTGACGACAAGGGCCTGCATCCCTACCAGGGCGAAACCAATCACAAGTACACCGGGCCGAAACCGCCCTATGACTTCCTCGACACCAACGGCAAGTACTCCTGGGTCAAGTCGCCGCGCTACAACGACCAGCCGATGGAAGTCGGCCCGCTGGCGCGGGTGCTGGTCGCCTACGCCTCCGGCAACGAAGACGCCAGGGCGATCGTCGGCCATGTACTCAAGACTCTGGGCGTCGGGCCCGAGGCCCTCTTCTCGACCCTCGGCCGCACCGCCGCCCGAGGTGTCGACTGCCTGATGCTGGCGCGGATGAACGAGAAGTGGCTGATGCAGCTGGCCGACAACATGGGCCGCGGCATCTATGAGACCCACAACCCCGAGAAGTGGGATCCCTCGACCTGGCCGAAGGAGGCCCAGGGCTTCGGCTACCACGAGGCTCCGCGCGGCGCCCTCGGCCACTGGATCCGCATCGAGAACGGCCGCATCGCCAACTACCAGGCGGTGGTGCCGTCGACCTGGAACGCCGGACCACGCGACGCCGCCGGCCAGATGGGCCCCTACGAAGCGGCCCTGATTGGTACGCCCATCGCCGATGAGAAGAAGCCGCTGGAGATTCTGCGCACCATCCATTCCTTCGATCCCTGCCTCGCCTGTGCGGTGCATGTCATGGATGGCAAAGGCAACGAGCTCATCAAGGTCAAGGCCCTCTAA